AGGTTCAGTCTCAAATTCTCCTGGGGGGCTGAGCGGGGCGGGGGTGGCGCCGCTGCCGCCAACGGGGGCCACAGGCTGAGCCATTTCGGCGTGGATGGTTTCGGTCATGCGGCGGATGAGCTCGCTGGCGCGGCCGTCGTTGGAGGGGCGCTGCACCAGTACGGCTAGGGCGTAGCGCTTGCCGTTGGGCACATCGACTAGGGCCACATCGCCCAGCATGGCCTCGATATCGCCGGTTTTGTTGGCTAGCAGTGAGCCATCGCGAATGCCAGAGGGAATCAGGCTTTCATTCTCGGTGCGCTGCATGATGCTGAATAGGCGATCGCGCGACCTGGGCGTCAGCAGCCCCCCCTGGTCAATCAGGGCCATCAGCAGAGTCAGGTCTTTGGCGCTGGTGGTGTTGGTGCCGTCTAGGTCAGGCAGAGCGTTGCGCAGCACGGTGTGCTCTAGCCCCCAGGCGGTAAAGGTCTGGTTGAGCGCCTCAATGCCTCCCAGGGAGGCAATCATCATGTTAGTGGCGGTGTTGTCGCTGGTCACAATCATGCGAGTGGCGATGTCTAGGGCGGTGTATTCGGTGCCCACCGCTTCACCGCGCAGGGTGCCTGAGCCGTTCGCCATGTACTCCTCTTGCAGGGCCATGGATTGGTTAAGGGCTAGAGTGCCCGCGTCGACCTGCTGCAAAAAGGCCACCAAAATTGGCACCTTAATGGTGCTAGCCGAGGCAACGGGTTCGGCTCCGCCCAGGTCAATATACTGGCCCGAATCAAGGTCGACAGCAAAGCTGACCGGGGTGAGACCCGGAGTCAGGGTGGCCAGCTGCTCAAGCTCGCCCTTGAGATGAGAAATTTCGCCGGTCAGGCGCAGATCGGCCACGGTGGCAGCGGTGCCCTGCACCAGAGAACCACCAGCGGCGCGACCGGGCTTAGCCTGGGCGGCGGCGGGGGTAGCTTCTCCAGGGGCGGCCACGTTGCTGGGACTGAGCACCGATAGCAGGGTGCCGGCGATCGCCGCTACTCCCACACCCAAAATAATCAACCGAATCAGGTAGAGCAGCGGCAGGGGCGGGTTAGCCAGCCGTCGCCGGGCCGTCGCCGCCCGCGATCGTCGGGGCGGCAACGAACTGTCGCCTGCGCCGCCAGGGCTAGCCGCCTCTTCCAGCACACCAGGGGCCGATAGGCCAGCCCGCTGGGTTAGGGGAGCAGTGGGGGCGATCGCCGCGCGCCGAGACTGAGGACGTAGGGGGGTGACGTTGGGGGGCAGGGCTCTGGCGACGGTCTGCCCTCCCGCTGGGGCGATCGCACCGTTGGGATTCAAGGTGCTGGGGTGAATGCTGTGGGGGTGCATTTGCAGCGGCGGGGCACCAGGGCGAGGCGGGCTCGGCGGAGCCGCCTGAACCACGCGAGCCGGGCGAGGCTCAAAGATCCGCCCCTTGGGGGCAGCGGGCTTGGGGCTGCTGGGCTGGGGCTGGGCTGGACCCCGGCGGAAGGTTGGCAACGAAGCGTTGCGAGCGGTGGAGCGAATGACCGGCTCGTCGGGCTCCACTGGGGCTGAGCCAAAGTCGGGGGCAAGCTGCTGGTGCTGCCGCCACTGGTTGCGACGGCGGGCCTCGGGCGACGGGCGCTGCTGCCCGTCGTTGCCCCAGCCGCCGGAGTCAGCTTCGCCCGGCAGCTGAAGCCCGTCGCGACCAGGGCTAGGCCCGGGGTTCGACTCTCCCCAGGGCGAGCCCGCCGGAGGACGGCCTGCCGAAAATGGATTGCGAGGATCGTCGTACTGTGCCATTGTCTTTCGCCCTGTGCCTTTCGCCCTGTGTGCCCGTTCACCCGTCTGTCGCTGCGATCGAGGATTAGTCGTTCTTGGGAGCCTGGCTGGCTGCCCAGTTGATCTGCCGCAAAACGCCCCTAAGCATAGCCAATTCTTGGCGATCGGGACCGGCTCGATGCAGCAATCGCCGCAGTTTAGCCATGCGGCTTGCGGCGGTATGGGGGTAAAGATAACCGATTTTCAGCAAAACGATTTCCAAATCTTGATAAAAGCCCTCTATCTGCTCCAGAGGGGCCAAATGCCCCGTCGTCGCCGCCACCCCCACGGCCGGAAACGCTGCCCCTAGCGCCTCAGCCATTGCCACCCGATGGAGCAAGTAGGCACAAACCGCCACCGCTTGGGCCAGATTTAACGACGGATAGCTGTCGCTGGCCGGAATGCGCACCCAGCGCTGGGCATAGATCAGCTCGTCGTTGCTCAGTCCCCGGTCTTCGGGGCCAAAAATCAGGGCGGCGGCAAAACTCTTGACTGGCGTAGGGGGCAGCAGCCAGGGCAGAGCGGTCTCCGGCAGCTCTAGGGGCTGATCTTGACGGTGCAGGCGGCCGGTGGTGGCGATCGCCCGCTCACACCCCTCGATCGCCTCAGGCAGACTCAACACCGTAGTCGCCGCCGCCAGCACATCGCCGCCGTGCACCGCCATGCGCTGGGCCTCCTCCGAGGCCGGGTCACACTGAGGATTGACCAGCACCAGCTGGCGCAGACCCATGTTCTTCATAACCCGCGCGGCGGCACCTACGTTCAGCGGCCCTGCTGGCTCGACCAAGACGATGCGAATGTGATCGAGCTGCCAAATGCCCATGGCTGAAATGTCTGTAGTGTTGGCAGTCCCCCATAGTAGCGGCTGGCGACCGGTTGACAACGGGTCGACCAGCCGAGATTGGGAGAACTCAGAGAACGGTGAAATTCTATCCACCGACGGCGCTTGTTGGCCTGCCCTGCCCGACCCGTCAGTAGGATTAGGGGTGATCTGCGTGAGCTAGGCCATCCCATGGTTAACCCTTTAAAAGTGCTGTTGTTCGAACCCTATTTGACCCTGCGCGACTGGGTTAAGCCCGCCCAGGAGCCTGCCCTGCTGTCGGGGGCGTTCGTCAAGGGCATCAACTTGGGTGGTGAGGCGGTGGCGATCGGGGGCGATCGCTGGCAATCCTACACAGAGGCTCTGGCGGCGGGGCTAGTTACGCCGGGAGCCACTGCCGCCAACAGCTACCTCGTCCCCAAACCCTACGCCCGCCGGGGAACGCGCGCCATGCTGAACTCCGTTATTTTCAAAAAACAAATTCTAGAAATTGAGCAACCCTTGCCCAACGACAGCTACGACCTCTACCTGTGGATGATGGAAAACTACCAAACCCACTGGCACACCCTAGAGCTGCGGGTGGCCGGTCGGTCGGTCGCTCAAGGAATTGGCTATCTGCCGTTTCGAGGTTGGGCGCGCTATGGGCCTTACCCCACCACCGTAACTGACGGTCGCCTGCACCTCAGCCTGACCACCAGCGATCCCAACATTGATGCCCACCTCATGGGCATGAGCCTGCACAAATGCCTCTAAATGCCTCTAGACGCCCTGGCCACGCATCCCTCGCCCCGCCATCCCCTTCCCTAGGCTGTCTCATCCTCAAACCGATAGCCCACGCCGGTCACAGTTTTGACAAAGGTAGGCTGCGACGAGTCGGGTTCAACCTTTTTACGCAGGCGGGCAATGTGGGTATCGACGACGCGCTCGTCGCCAAAGAAGTCCTCGCCCCAGAGTTTTTCGATCAGGTGGTGGCGGCTCCAGACCCGGCCGGGGTAGCTCATGAAGGTGGACAGCAGGTCAAATTCTAAAGGGGTGAGATCGAGCAGTTCTAAGTCACCAGAGTCAAGCTGGCGATGGGCGGTGCGCTGGTCGAGGTCGAGGCTAAAGTGAGCCGTGCGGTAGGTCTGTGCGGGGGCCTCCTGGCTGTGGCGCAGGCTGCGGCGCAGCAGGGCTCGTACCCGGGCCACCAGTTCCCTGGGGCTAAAGGGCTTGACTAGATAGTCGTCGGCCCCAGTAGACAGACCAATAATGCGATCAATTTCTTCACCCCGGGCGGTGAGCATGAGAATGTAGGGGTCTTTGGCCCCGGGCCCCTGGCGCACGCGGGCGCACACCTCCAGACCGTCGAGCTTGGGCAGCATGACGTCGAGAATCATCAGATCGGGCTGGAGAGTCTGCTGGTAGCGCAGGGCAGTTTCGCCGTCGTCACAGACTTCACAGGTAAAACCCTCTTTTTCGAGGTAAAGCCGAATCAGGCGGGCAATTTCGGCTTCGTCTTCCACAATTAGAATCAGCACCGCGATCTATCACCCCAGATATCTTGTCCCAGAATATCAACCTTGCACTAGCATACTCACTAAGGAAGTCCCTGCCCCACTTGGGTTAGTCCTTGGGCTAGACCACAGACTGGGCGTTGGGAGCAGCCGCAACAGTACAACTCAGGGTTAAGCCTAGGCTTGGGAGCATTTTAAACAACCTGGGGTTCTCCGCCTGGGTTGTTCGGTCTGGTCGTTCACGCTTTGGAGCACTACAGCTTGGGGCAATATCCATCGGTACGCTATGACCTCACTATCACCCTCCACCCACACGGGCTTTGAACCGCTGCAGCGGGCCTTTGCCACCTACCTCAAAAAGACGAAACTCCACCCTGGGCTGACCCTCGACTGTTCAGAGCGGGCGGGGCGGCTGCTGCTGCTGGCGGAGCACAAGGCCCCGGAGGCGGATGCACCTAGGGCTTTACTGAAGGATCTGGAGTCAGCGTTTCGGGAGCTGGTGCCAACGGTGGGGTTGCCGGATGCCGACTGGGCAGCGGTCGATGCTCTAGCGGTGCGGGTTTATCTCAAACTCAAGTCGGTCGCTCAGCCCTATGCGATGCACACGTTCACCTGGCACCCCCAGGATGCGGTACAGGCGATTTTTCCGGCAACCGCTGCCCCCCCTGCGATCGATACGGCTGTTGAAGTCGAGGCGGATGATCTTGAGATTGATGCTGCCGCCGGTGGCCGCCCCGACGATCTGGGGGCCTTTGAGCTGGCTGACGTTGGAGCCGTTGACCCCAACGTCAGTGCTGCCGAGGCCAACGCCAGAACGGATTCTTCTGGAATTAGATTTAGTGATGCGGCCCTAGCGCT
This window of the Nodosilinea sp. FACHB-141 genome carries:
- a CDS encoding response regulator transcription factor is translated as MLILIVEDEAEIARLIRLYLEKEGFTCEVCDDGETALRYQQTLQPDLMILDVMLPKLDGLEVCARVRQGPGAKDPYILMLTARGEEIDRIIGLSTGADDYLVKPFSPRELVARVRALLRRSLRHSQEAPAQTYRTAHFSLDLDQRTAHRQLDSGDLELLDLTPLEFDLLSTFMSYPGRVWSRHHLIEKLWGEDFFGDERVVDTHIARLRKKVEPDSSQPTFVKTVTGVGYRFEDETA
- a CDS encoding serine hydrolase yields the protein MAQYDDPRNPFSAGRPPAGSPWGESNPGPSPGRDGLQLPGEADSGGWGNDGQQRPSPEARRRNQWRQHQQLAPDFGSAPVEPDEPVIRSTARNASLPTFRRGPAQPQPSSPKPAAPKGRIFEPRPARVVQAAPPSPPRPGAPPLQMHPHSIHPSTLNPNGAIAPAGGQTVARALPPNVTPLRPQSRRAAIAPTAPLTQRAGLSAPGVLEEAASPGGAGDSSLPPRRSRAATARRRLANPPLPLLYLIRLIILGVGVAAIAGTLLSVLSPSNVAAPGEATPAAAQAKPGRAAGGSLVQGTAATVADLRLTGEISHLKGELEQLATLTPGLTPVSFAVDLDSGQYIDLGGAEPVASASTIKVPILVAFLQQVDAGTLALNQSMALQEEYMANGSGTLRGEAVGTEYTALDIATRMIVTSDNTATNMMIASLGGIEALNQTFTAWGLEHTVLRNALPDLDGTNTTSAKDLTLLMALIDQGGLLTPRSRDRLFSIMQRTENESLIPSGIRDGSLLANKTGDIEAMLGDVALVDVPNGKRYALAVLVQRPSNDGRASELIRRMTETIHAEMAQPVAPVGGSGATPAPLSPPGEFETEPLPEAFETQPPQEYEDPYSPAPVDLAPPDRAPARDEIPPG
- a CDS encoding RNA methyltransferase gives rise to the protein MGIWQLDHIRIVLVEPAGPLNVGAAARVMKNMGLRQLVLVNPQCDPASEEAQRMAVHGGDVLAAATTVLSLPEAIEGCERAIATTGRLHRQDQPLELPETALPWLLPPTPVKSFAAALIFGPEDRGLSNDELIYAQRWVRIPASDSYPSLNLAQAVAVCAYLLHRVAMAEALGAAFPAVGVAATTGHLAPLEQIEGFYQDLEIVLLKIGYLYPHTAASRMAKLRRLLHRAGPDRQELAMLRGVLRQINWAASQAPKND